The genomic window TAAATGTCTTTGATCATTGCCTCCTCAAGCGTCTAATTTGGAGGTAATTTTTTTGTCAAGAGAGAATTTGAATTTTTGTGAAAAAAGCCCCCCGGTCGTTAGCCGAGGGATTCTGCAAGTCGGTATTGTTGCACAAAGACATTCGCGAATATCACCATACCAACCTCAAAAGTGCGATATGTGCCAAAATGCCAAATGAGTGCTGATTAGGCTAATTGACACAAGATGCTATTAATATTCTGAAATTAGCCTTGAGTACGGTAGGGCATACCGGAACTTGGATGGATGCTGAGCGAAGTCGAAGCATAGATCCGAACGCTACCCTTCGGGAACGCCAAGGGCGAACAGGAGATTCGACCTCTACTCATGCTGGAGAAATCTTGTATGAGCAAGTTGGGTCTATGAATGAAGAATCTCCGCCCTTATAGGGCGGAGAGTGTCAACAATGCGTTTTAATACACTTAGTACCTGTTGAAATTCTGCATCTCGTTCAATTGATAACGCATAAGAACGAGCATATTTTGGCTTTTCTTGCTGAACTAGCTTGTCTTGCAATTTCAGTGTATTGCGCGATTCACCAGTATTTACCAAGACTGTATTTAAATGTTATGTATGCAGTAAAACCCTCATTTTTTCGCGATCGCATAACCTTGTGATAACCCGAAGGCAAAAATGGATAAAGTCGAGCTTAGAGTGAAGGAGCAAAAATAAAAATAATTTTTTTGAATTTTGAATTTTGAATTTTGAATTTTGAATTGAAGAAAGCGGTATATTCATGTAAGGCAGGGTCGGGAGTCAGAAGTGCCAAAAATCATCGCTATTCTTAATGGTAAGGGAGGAGTCGGTAAAACGACTACCGCAGTTAATTTGGCTGCCCAGTTTGGGAAGAAGAAAAAAGTTATTCTTGTAGACACAGATATTCAAGGTTCTGCTAGCTGGTGGTTTGGGCGGAATGAGAAAGGTATGGGATTTGACCTATCTCAAGAAACAAATCCTCAACTGTTAAGTCAGTTGCAAGCAATCCAAGGTTACGATCTAGTAGTAGTGGATACGCCGCCCGCGCTGCACTCGGAAGCCTTGGCTACCGTAGTAGCGATCGCAGATTATCTAGTGTTACCTACACCTCCAGCCGCAATGGATTTAGCCGCCCTGATTGAAACAGTCAAGGCCGCTGTAATTCCTGCTGGTGTTCCCCATCGGGTATTACTCACAAAGGTTGATACACGGAGTATAAATGAAGCAATAGAAGCCCAACACACTCTCCAAAGGCTAGGGATTCCGGCTTGTAAGTCTTTTATTCGGATCTATAAAGCCCACGAACGGGCAGCATTGGAAGGTGTGGCAATTAATCAATGGCGAGGAAATAATGCTAGAGAGGCGGAATCAGACTACCGCCGCGTAGCTGAAGAATTACAGCGTGATTGGAGAAAATAATGGCTAGAAAACACAGTCTTTCTGATTTAATACAAGAAGAAGCACAAAAATTTACACCCTCAGAAGGTGAATCTGCGATCGAAGTGACTGCTCAAGCAGTTGTAGAAGATGCCGCAACCCCAGAAGAAATCACTCAACAAACACCGGAAGCATCGGCTACTAAGCGTAGCACTACCACCAAAGCTGATTTAGAAGTAACCATTAAAGAGTTACAAACCAGTTTAGCTGCATCTCAAAAAAGTTTAGCCGCCTCTCAAAAAAACGAAAAGGCTCTCCAGGCACAAATAGTTGACTTACAATCAGCTTTAGCTGAACAACAAGCTTCAGTAGAAAAGGTGACAAAAGAACTTTTCGAGACTAAAAAAACCGCGCTGCAACTAGCTGAAGCTAATTCCCAACTCATAGAAGAAAGTAAATCCTTACAAAAGGAACAGGAATCACTCATAGAAGCAAGCAAATCTTTAAAACAGGAACACGCAATACAAATTCAAAAACAACAAGAACAAAAAAGTTTTAAGCCCATCGTTAACTACAAAAAATCTCACCGCTCACCTGAACATATGCCAGTACAGCAAACAGATGCCCAGGAGGATTTTTCTGCCAATACTTGGTTGTATGACTAAGGGTTAGGGGACAGGGAGGAAGCAGGGGAGCAGGGAGCAGGGAGCAGGGAGCAGGGAGCAGGGGAATGATTCTACTCTGATGCCCAATTCTCAATGCTTAATGCTCAATACCCAATTCTCACTCAGTCCTCTAGACTAGAATTTAATAGGCTGATCTAATTTGAGTGCTAGAAGATGTGAGTTTCAGCATTGCCAGCAATGGATAGTTGATTTTAAGGTGTGTCGATGAAACAGAAAGCCTAAAAAGAGATTTTTAGAATCACCTCCCTCTTTGCTGTCCCCTGTCCCCTGTCACCTGTCCCCTGTATTTCTGAAGAATTTGCTTGTCTTATACAATTTCGGGATGCCATTCCATACATATACGCTTCTACATCCTGAGAATTGCTAATGAAATATTGGATACTGTCCATATTGTTGCCTGTAATGGTGATTTCTCATCCTATTGCTGTACAGGCGGCGGCTAGTATAGTTGTTGACGCTGGTGATAAATCTCTCCATATCACTGGTTGGTTGGGTGAAGAAAGTGCTTTAGTTGGCAATCTGCGCTTGACTGCTCAAGGCGAAAATATCGAGAAGGTTGTATTATTAGCTTCAGACTTACGGCGCAAAGAAGACGGTGAAATGATCAACCGTCAGCAAATAGCGATCGCGGGTGAACCTCAACTTTCAGTCGGGATTCCGCAGGATTTCCAATTGCGGGTAACTAATATTCGTCTCCCTGGAACTTATGAAGGGACAGTACAAGTATTTTTACTCAATCAATCCCAACAGCCAGTCCAAACTATTCCTCTCCAGGTGATTGCTAAAGTTAGACCAAATCTGATTCCTGTGGGGGGTACGGAACAAATTCAACTGCGTCTAGTTAACTGTGACGGGTTTCTGGGATTTTTCGATTGTCTGATTGCTAAAGGGTTACTCCCAGCCAGTGCATTTTTAAACGAATGGCAATTGCAATTTGATAACTCTACTCAAGCACCTGTAACCATCATTGATACTAAAGTAATCCTCAAAGGTGAGCAAACTGGATATCAATTAACCGAACACAGTTTGAGTTTACCCCAAGGGACAATTAGTTTACCGAGCGATCGCATTATTAGTTTACCTTTAGCTTTAAATCGCTCTGTCATCCCCCCAGACCGTTATACAGGTGCTATTTACCTGACTTTATCTGGGCAAACTCAACGATTAATCATCCCCATAGATTTAAAAATGCGGTCTGGGCCGATGTTGCCTCTGATGGTGTTAATCTTTGGTGTGATGTTGGGACGATTATTTAAATATATGCAAGAGTCTGGTGGTAATCTCACCAGAGCCATCACAACAGTTTATCGTCTGAAATCTCGCATCAGACAAGAACTGGAACACCCAGAAGACCAGAAAATATTAGAAAGGATGGTTAGCTGGGTAGAACAATTAATTAGATGGGAAAAAATAGATCAGGCTTTTGCAGAAATAACAGCAATTGAAGCTCGATTAGAAGCATTAAATAAACTCCGTAAAATAGAGGTGCAATTATTAGAAATTAATGGGGAAGTAAATTTATCTAAATTTGCTCAAGAATTGCAGAGAGATATTGCTAAAACTCGGATATTTCTAGCACAAAAAAATGATGCCGCCGCTAAAAAAGTGATGCAAGCAGTGATGAAAGGTATGGCTATCCTCAATCAAAAAATGGGTGTTAACAATAGCCTGATGCAAAATGAGCCTTTCTTCTCTCTGGAATTAGCCAACGCTGTCAATGATTCATTAATTCGGGCTGATGAAGTTTCTCCTCACGATTTACCAGACCAATCTAATTGGGAAATCCGCTTGCAGGATTTTTTAATATTACTCTCCGGTGTATCTGATGATGTTCGCATTGGTGCTACAGTTTGGTTGATTCGACCATTTTTATCGCTGACTTTACTAGTTGGGTTATCTTTGGTAGGTCTTGGTTCGCTTTATGTAGATAATGGTCTGACTTTCGGTTCTAAGCCTTTTTCTGATTATCTGGGATTAATTTTATGGGGCATTAGTGCTGATGTAGCTAGTCGCAATCTCAGTAGTTTACAAAGTCGTAATACGGATGATGCCTCTAATCTGAATTGATTTTTTATAAGTGTTCTTAATTAGACCTCTTGCAAAAGCCCGGAAATGAGATGTGTCATTCTGAGTGAAATGTAGAATCTTTGAGATGTTTCGCTTCGCTCAACAAGACAGATGAAGCATTTATGCAAGACGTCTATTGTTTTCTTTAGCTGATTCAATTAAAAAATAGGATCAAAAAAT from Nostoc sp. UHCC 0870 includes these protein-coding regions:
- a CDS encoding ParA family protein — protein: MPKIIAILNGKGGVGKTTTAVNLAAQFGKKKKVILVDTDIQGSASWWFGRNEKGMGFDLSQETNPQLLSQLQAIQGYDLVVVDTPPALHSEALATVVAIADYLVLPTPPAAMDLAALIETVKAAVIPAGVPHRVLLTKVDTRSINEAIEAQHTLQRLGIPACKSFIRIYKAHERAALEGVAINQWRGNNAREAESDYRRVAEELQRDWRK